From Amphiura filiformis chromosome 20, Afil_fr2py, whole genome shotgun sequence, a single genomic window includes:
- the LOC140143040 gene encoding LOW QUALITY PROTEIN: UBX domain-containing protein 4-like (The sequence of the model RefSeq protein was modified relative to this genomic sequence to represent the inferred CDS: deleted 1 base in 1 codon) produces the protein MRWFEGAITAAITEAKQRRVLFVVYIHGDDDDDSKKMDDTWEDTAVTNVCEETQLIAMRFNSNSEECKQFSQFYPVLCVPSVSLISGETGVPLEGVAGYVTPDEFADKIRKVNQNLKQQSSASQSPPVSDSSSPSVPQADSSPSAPPNKEASSSQAASSPQSKEETKENLQDRAARLRHKMEAIHQQKEAQKKEEIRKKEMERRKMGQGMQKMKQQRAEQEARELAAEIRKEKLEDKLAKERVKEQISRDRAEKNSRFAEERREREQSKAVKETAKQATKTEEQKVKAKVNMEIARLQFRLPDGSTVTQQFPSSSHLQEAHDFLAEHVGNSLKDFTLSTTFPRRRFAASDLSRSLLNLELAPSAAIVVLPGMYQSTRASAAVAASSGGGGILMWILGPLLFIWNAFYNFLFGSSGSASDSDQSPPPQEQTIPQSAAAGARPKSSNVRRRTPGGEGSSYQRDGNIHRLVSNSDEDEDDNNTWNGNSTQQM, from the exons ATGCGGTGGTTTGAAGGAGCGATTACAGCTGCTATTACAGAGGCCAAACAACGGCGTgttttatttgttgtttacaTTCATG gtgatgatgatgatgattccaaGAAGATGGATGACACATGGGAGGACACAGCAGTGACCAATGTGTGTGAGGAAACACAACTGATTGCAATGAGATTTAATTCCAACAG tgaGGAATGCAAGCAGTTCTCTCAATTTT ACCCTGTTCTGTGTGTACCATCAGTGTCATTGATTTCAGGTGAAACAGGTGTGCCGCTAGAGGGTGTAGCTGGCTATGTCACACCTGATGAATTTGCTGACAAGATCAGAAAGGTCAACcag AACCTGAAGCAGCAGTCATCAGCAAGCCAATCACCCCCTGTCAGCGATTCCTCCTCCCCCTCGGTCCCTCAGGCAGACTCCTCCCCCTCAGCCCCTCCTAACAAAGAAGCAAGCTCATCACAAGCTGCTTCTTCACCTCAGAGTAAAGAGGAGACAAAAGAGAACCTACAGGATAGAGCTGCTAGATTAAGACACAAAATGGAGGCCATTCATCAGCAGAAAGAAGCACAGAAGAAAGAG GAAATTCGTAAAAAAGAAATGGAAAGAAGAAAGATGGGACAAGGTATGCAGAAGATGAAGCAACAACGAGCAGAGCAGGAAGCTAGGGAACTTGCCGCAGAAATCCGTAAAGAAAAACTGGAAGATAAACTGGCCAAGGAAAGAGTA AAAGAACAGATTAGTAGAGACAGAGCAGAGAAGAATTCTAGGTTTGCTGAGGAACGGAGAGAAAGGGAGCAGAGTAAGGCTGTGAAAGAGACTGCTAAGCAAGCTACCAAAACTGAAGAACAGAAGGTTAAAGCTAAAGTCAATAT GGAGATTGCAAGGCTACAGTTCAGATTACCAGATGGCTCAACGGTGACCCAACAATTCCCATCCAGTAGCCATTTACAAGAAGCTCATGATTTTCTTGCAGAG CATGTAGGAAATTCACTGAAAGATTTCACACTGTCAACAACATTTCCACGACGGCGGTTTGCAGCGAGTGATTTGAGCCGGTCATTGTTAAACTTAGAATTGGCGCCCTCAGCTGCAATAGTTGTACTACCG GGGATGTATCAATCGACACGGGCTAGTGCTGCAGTAGCAGCTTCTTCAGGCGGTGGAGGGATTCTCATGTGGATTCTTGGGCCGTTGTTATTCATCTGGAATGCATTTTACAACTTCCTGTTTGGAAGTAGTGGTAGTGCATCTGATAGTGACCAGTCGCCACCACCACAAGAACAAACAATACCACAAAGTGCTGCAGCTGGGGCCAGACCAAAGAG TTCAAATGTGAGGAGGAGAACACCAGGAGGAGAGGGATCCAGTTACCAGAGAGACGGAAACATCCACAGATTAGTGTCCAActcagatgaagatgaagatgataataATACATGGAATGGCAACTCAACACAACAGATGTGA